Proteins found in one Xenopus laevis strain J_2021 chromosome 1L, Xenopus_laevis_v10.1, whole genome shotgun sequence genomic segment:
- the LOC121400938 gene encoding uncharacterized protein LOC121400938, producing MPLLRPQEVHAWAEAEQVNPRCAFAVDRVPTGCSVKLMHPTLIYHVRLKGIRLVTEMESRVLGYRARLYCGPRELGDDEGPYTVYPVGTYPLGCPVVYAGSATSLPLALEVKTEPLDPATVVSGLDSPGKVEALSSSAGTMLPTLVIAGTKYPKLKVFSGTLPVPEGEQGFEEWQEAAVQMIEECPCPEGDKRIRLTENLRPPASQVVKLFCKAHLKASVRDCLKALEEVYGACDNPHNLLHMFRSLYQEEGELVSTFVRRLQSKLWTLVHKEVISVAEVDEMRRTQLLQGLQASHPIAMELRIMYRQGTPPEMGAIMGVVKEREAELERVSAHSKKVTTGSLPSAQKELEGALRKTQDSSLRPRRASLAKTFSATAQLDCFRCGHQGHRVYQCYPSVGSGEFHSKGGQLPLKRKGKQKGLKPLNLPGVGRRCTFSLLVNGVPTTALFDTGSQLTIIHRPFYLQHLSHLPLQTVGPVPVFGVGTGPTYMDGCVEVQLYIPGLVGDNDPPITVVAYVSPPPGGKGAAPVIVGSNVKAVEEAFLRFLQPREGTPLTVLPVSPELQAICQTFAPESPGGCIGNPWYPVEIPPGGVRNLRVYVEIVSTTPGSYFLLETDPHEAVRNGWEIVPERKDYRRKCPRTDVVTVKNITSYTVTIPAWYTVGHCYPVESVNSCSVPGGKEDIKLNFKLEEADDPMEHRHMLEQKLLLYRDVFSVDEMDVGCAKRAEHSIRLSDDTPFRERSRRIPPRDLEDVRKYLDKMKDQRIIVESRSPYASPIVIVRKKNGSVRLCVDYRTLNRRTVPDQYTLPRIDEALDALHGSAWFSVMDLRSGYYQIPMSRDDQEKTAFICPLGFYEFTRMPQGISGAPATFQRLMEKVLGDLTPRHCIVYLDDIIVFGSTLEEHDTRLFNVLDRLRQEGLKLSVDKCKFARKVVKFVGHIVSAEGIATDPEKVAAVRDWPRPTNLTELRSFLGFCGYYRRFVEGYSRLAHPLNGLLAGSASKQTNSVQPPLKGRWSTDCEEAFLTLKKRLTEAPVLAYADPQKPYVLHVDASYEGLGGILHQEYPEGLKPVAYVSRSLNPAEKNYPVHKLEFLALKWVITDKLHDYLYGVKFEVRTDNNPLTYILTTAKLDAAGHRWLAALSNYQFSLKYKPGPKNVGADALSRRPGLPPCMEEDEWEELPSLSVAAHCATAAMKNGQVAFSELRLVDSLGGKEDCIPSMYAYPTTLGVSQSLQLSNGDMIREQKRDPVVRYVREAVARKDPELMRKTIPKDSRIFLKEWDKLKFIDGSLYRIQLFHDHPERRQLVLPQVYRRMVLRSLHDQHGHLGVEKTFGLIRDRFFWPRMREMVVEYCRRCVPCLQRKSLPTRAAPMEHLKSTGPLDLVCMDFLCIDKDSSGIGNILVVTDHYTRYAQAYPTKDQKAATVAKVLWEKFFVHYGLPNRLHSDQGRDFESRLIKELLDLLNVAKSRTTPYHPEGDALPERFNRTLLDMLGTLSVTEKPFWSRHVSALVHAYNCTRHESTGFSPYFLMFGREARLPIDVQLGVSTDGIGCREHYQYVNRLRNSLKEAYCLAEENAAKVNAGNKRRFDAKVRYRELKPGDKVLLRNLGPSAKHKLADRWRKELFEVVAKLPSVPVYRIQGTDGRVKAWHRNHLLPVPQVPQMTTNSEVEEDDGLVPNDGVREEEVPSTTESGEMLALDEGSDDILQGGELDIDAPPFQPHSPGYLAPDPVGCRGPNPEPLRRGDRVRRPPSLFTYDTVGRPTYGVPGYFGPSPAVMSLIDAHARLVHMMPVCC from the coding sequence ATGCCGCTACTTCGTCCCCAAGAGGTGCACGCGTGGGCGGAAGCAGAGCAAGTTAACCCCCGCTGTGCCTTTGCAGTGGATCGAGTTCCCACCGGCTGCAGCGTAAAGCTCATGCATCCTACCCTCATTTACCATGTGAGGTTAAAGGGCATCCGACTCGTGACGGAAATGGAGTCGAGAGTCCTGGGGTACCGGGCGAGACTGTACTGTGGCCCCAGGGAGCTAGGGGATGATGAAGGACCGTATACTGTTTACCCGGTGGGAACTTATCCCCTTGGTTGCCCTGTTGTATATGCTGGGTCTGCAACATCCCTGCCACTTGCGCTGGAGGTAAAGACGGAACCTCTCGATCCCGCCACAGTGGTTAGTGGATTGGATTCCCCGGGAAAAGTAGAGGCCCTTAGCTCAAGTGCAGGGACGATGCTGCCTACTCTTGTCATTGCTGGGACAAAATACCCGAAGCTGAAGGTTTTTTCGGGAACTCTCCCTGTCCCTGAAGGAGAGCAGGGTTTTGAAGAGTGGCAGGAGGCTGCAGTGCAGATGATAGAAGAATGTCCATGCCCTGAGGGGGATAAACGGATCCGGTTAACCGAAAATCTGCGCCCTCCTGCCAGTCAGGTGGTTAAACTATTTTGCAAGGCTCACTTAAAAGCTTCTGTTAGAGATTGTCTGAAAGCACTCGAGGAAGTATATGGGGCTTGTGACAATCCGCATAATCTGCTCCATATGTTCAGAAGCTTGTATCAAGAGGAGGGAGAGCTTGTGTCCACCTTTGTGCGTAGGTTACAAAGCAAGCTATGGACATTAGTTCACAAGGAAGTTATCTCTGTTGCTGAGGTTGATGAGATGCGACGCACCCAACTTCTACAGGGACTGCAGGCAAGCCATCCCATAGCCATGGAGCTGCGCATTATGTATCGGCAGGGTACCCCGCCCGAAATGGGTGCCATCATGGGTGTAGTAAAAGAAAGGGAAGCTGAACTCGAGAGAGTGTCCGCTCATAGTAAGAAGGTGACAACTGGGAGTCTTCCCTCTGCTCAGAAGGAACTAGAGGGAGCCCTTAGGAAGACCCAAGATTCGTCCCTGCGGCCTAGGAGGGCTTCACTAGCCAAGACTTTTAGTGCTACTGCCCAGTTAGACTGCTTTCGATGTGGACATCAGGGCCATAGAGTGTACCAGTGTTACCCGTCAGTTGGCTCGGGTGAATTCCACAGTAAAGGGGGTCAGTTACCTTTGAAGCGAAAGGGCAAGCAGAAGGGTTTGAAACCTTTAAACCTCCCTGGGGTAGGACGACGGTGTACTTTCAGCCTGCTTGTGAATGGTGTCCCGACCACAGCACTATTTGATACGGGTTCCCAATTGACCATTATACATCGTCCGTTTTACCTTCAACACCTCAGTCACCTTCCCTTGCAAACAGTGGGTCCTGTACCGGTGTTTGGTGTGGGGACGGGCCCTACATACATGGATGGCTGTGTGGAAGTACAACTGTACATCCCCGGACTTGTAGGAGACAACGATCCCCCCATCACTGTGGTTGCTTATGTGAGTCCCCCACCAGGAGGTAAGGGAGCGGCTCCAGTCATTGTTGGCTCCAATGTGAAAGCTGTTGAGGAGGCGTTCCTACGATTCCTTCAACCCCGGGAGGGAACCCCATTAACCGTGTTGCCCGTATCTCCAGAGTTGCAAGCAATTTGCCAAACTTTCGCTCCCGAGTCCCCTGGGGGTTGTATAGGAAACCCTTGGTATCCGGTGGAAATTCCACCAGGGGGAGTACGGAACCTACGAGTGTATGTGGAAATTGTGTCTACTACCCCTGGCAGTTACTTTTTGCTGGAGACTGACCCGCACGAAGCTGTCCGAAATGGTTGGGAGATAGTTCCTGAGAGGAAAGATTACCGGCGTAAATGCCCTCGTACCGATGTGGTCACAGTTAAAAACATTACCTCTTATACCGTTACCATCCCTGCCTGGTATACGGTTGGGCATTGCTACCCGGTGGAGAGTGTTAATTCCTGCTCAGTTCCTGGGGGGAAAGAGGACATTAAACTTAATTTCAAGTTGGAGGAGGCTGATGATCCGATGGAACACCGTCATATGCTTGAGCAGAAGTTATTGCTGTACCGGGATGTTTTCTCCGTAGATGAGATGGATGTGGGTTGCGCTAAACGTGCTGAACATAGTATCAGATTGAGTGATGACACCCCTTTCCGAGAGAGGTCCAGGCGCATCCCTCCTCGTGATCTGGAAGATGTTCGGAAGTATTTGGACAAGATGAAGGATCAACGAATAATCGTTGAATCACGCAGTCCATATGCATCACCAATTGTGATCGTACGAAAGAAAAATGGTAGTGTTCGCCTATGTGTGGATTACCGAACATTAAATAGACGCACTGTCCCAGATCAGTATACGCTACCCCGTATTGATGAAGCACTGGATGCATTACATGGTAGTGCATGGTTCTCTGTGATGGACTTACGTTCGGGGTATTATCAAATTCCCATGAGTAGGGATGACCAAGAGAAGACTGCTTTTATCTGTCCTTTGGGGTTCTATGAGTTCACCCGCATGCCTCAAGGTATAAGTGGGGCCCCTGCCACCTTTCAGCGTCTCATGGAGAAGGTGTTGGGTGATTTGACTCCCAGGCATTGCATAgtctacttggatgatataattgtgttTGGCTCTACTTTGGAAGAACACGATACCAGGTTGTTTAATGTTTTGGATCGCCTGCGGCAGGAGGGTTTGAAGCTttctgttgataaatgcaagttcgCTCGTAAGGTGGTGAAGTTTGTGGGACATATTGTGTCTGCAGAAGGCATTGCTACTGACCCCGAGAAAGTGGCAGCTGTCCGAGATTGGCCAAGGCCAACCAATTTGACTGAACTTAGATCCTTCTTGGGATTTTGTGGATATTATCGGAGATTTGTAGAGGGATATTCCAGACTTGCTCATCCCTTGAATGGCTTGTTGGCAGGGAGTGCTTCCAAGCAGACCAATTCTGTCCAGCCCCCCCTTAAAGGTCGGTGGTCTACAGATTGTGAGGAAGCTTTCTTAACTCTAAAGAAAAGACTCACGGAGGCTCCTGTCCTAGCTTATGCTGATCCTCAGAAACCGTATGTTTTGCATGTTGATGCCAGTTATGAAGGATTGGGCGGCATTCTTCATCAAGAATACCCGGAGGGTCTGAAGCCTGTTGCCTATGTTAGCCGAAGTCTTAACCCAGCCGAAAAGAATTACCCAGTGCACAAATTGGAGTTTTTGGCGTTGAAATGGGTAATTACTGACAAACTGCATGATTATCTCTATGGGGTTAAGTTTGAGGTAAGGACAGACAATAATCCATTGACTTATATCTTAACCACTGCTAAGTTGGATGCTGCTGGGCATCGGTGGTTGGCCGCTTTATCCAATTATCAGTTCTCTCTGAAGTACAAGCCTGGTCCTAAAAATGTAGGTGCTGATGCCTTATCCAGACGTCCTGGTTTACCTCCTTGTATGGAAGAGGATGAATGGGAGGAATTACCTAGTTTGTCAGTAGCTGCTCACTGTGCTACTGCAGCTATGAAGAATGGTCAAGTGGCTTTTTCCGAATTGCGGTTGGTGGATTCCTTGGGAGGAAAAGAAGATTGCATTCCTTCTATGTACGCATATCCTACGACGTTAGGAGTATCCCAGAGTCTTCAACTAAGTAATGGTGATATGATTCGGGAACAAAAGAGAGACCCAGTGGTTCGGTATGTCCGAGAGGCTGTCGCCAGAAAGGATCCCGAGCTTATGAGAAAGACTATACCTAAAGATAGTCGGATATTCTTGAAAGAATGGGACAAGCTAAAGTTTATTGATGGGAGTCTCTATCGGATTCAGTTGTTTCATGATCACCCGGAGAGGAGGCAGTTGGTGTTACCTCAAGTTTATCGGCGAATGGTATTGAGGAGCTTACATGATCAACATGGTCATCTAGGGGTGGAAAAGACTTTTGGACTGATTCGTGATCGGTTCTTCTGGCCCCGAATGAGAGAGATGGTGGTCGAGTACTGCAGGCGTTGTGTCCCTTGTTTGCAAAGAAAGTCTTTACCCACTCGGGCTGCTCCTATGGAACACTTAAAGAGCACTGGGCCGTTGGATTTAGTCTGTATGGATTTCCTGTGTATTGACAAAGACTCTAGTGGGATTGGAAACATATTAGTTGTGACTGATCATTATACTAGATATGCCCAAGCCTATCCCACAAAAGATCAGAAGGCCGCTACTGTGGCTAAGGTGTTATGGGAGAAGTTCTTTGTCCATTATGGTTTACCCAATCGACTTCACTCTGATCAGGGAAGAGATTTCGAGAGTCGGTTGATAAAGGAACTACTAGACCTGTTAAATGTGGCTAAGAGTCGCACGACTCCTTATCATCCTGAAGGAGATGCTCTTCCTGAGAGGTTCAATCGAACCCTGTTGGACATGTTGGGTACTCTTTCGGTCACAGAAAAACCCTTTTGGAGTCGTCATGTAAGTGCCCTTGTTCATGCCTATAATTGTACCCGGCATGAGTCCACTGGGTTTTCGCCCTATTTCCTTATGTTCGGAAGGGAAGCACGACTGCCCATAGATGTACAGCTGGGGGTTTCTACTGATGGAATTGGATGTAGGGAGCACTATCAATATGTGAATCGTCTTCGGAATAGCTTGAAGGAAGCTTATTGCCTGGCTGAGGAAAATGCTGCAAAGGTCAATGCTGGGAATAAACGTCGGTTTGATGCTAAAGTACGGTACCGTGAATTGAAGCCTGGAGATAAAGTGCTTTTACGTAACTTAGGTCCCAGTGCAAAGCATAAGCTGGCAGATCGATGGAGGAAGGAATTATTTGAGGTAGTAGCCAAGCTACCCAGTGTTCCGGTGTATCGGATTCAGGGTACGGATGGAAGAGTCAAAGCTTGGCACCGAAACCATTTGCTGCCTGTTCCTCAGGTTCCTCAGATGACTACTAATTCCGAAGTGGAGGAGGACGATGGTTTGGTTCCAAATGATGGTGTAAGAGAAGAAGAAGTTCCATCTACTACTGAAAGTGGAGAAATGCTTGCACTTGATGAAGGAAGTGATGATATACTTCAAGGTGGTGAGTTAGATATTGATGCTCCTCCCTTCCAGCCGCATTCTCCAGGATATCTAGCCCCTGACCCAGTGGGGTGCAGGGGGCCTAACCCTGAACCATTGAGAAGAGGTGATCGGGTTAGGAGGCCTCCTTCCCTATTTACTTATGACACTGTGGGTAGGCCCACTTATGGGGTACCTGGATATTTTGGTCCTTCCCCAGCTGTGATGAGTCTAATCGATGCTCATGCCAGATTGGTACATATGATGCCTGTATGTTGTTAG